In one window of Juglans regia cultivar Chandler chromosome 3, Walnut 2.0, whole genome shotgun sequence DNA:
- the LOC109019343 gene encoding exocyst complex component EXO70H1-like, which yields MPKKGMRSLWFHSKTSSYSLSPNSSPSSRPSHSTRPIPRSTSFSLDSAMIDQSIEAAAALITKWNPDSSSYANVTSLFYESKVEAMQFIHSVNNLQKAMHALVSDNSSSSDKLVQAHKLMQIAMKRLQKEFYQILSMNRAHLDPESVSARSSRASARSSISDYEDDDDDVRPAGASIEEVEEVSSIAMADLRSIAECMISSGYAKECVSIYKIIRQSIVDEGIYRLGVEKLSSSQINKMPWEVLELKIKNWLDAVKISMRTLFTGERILCDHVFASSDSIRESCFTEISKQGATILFNFPEVVAKSKKSPEKIFRVLDIYTAISENWPEIESIFSFESTASVRSQAITSIIRLGESVRAMLSDFESAIQKDSSKSLVRDGGVHSVTLHAMNYLSLLADYSNILGDIFADWPQPAKSSLPESYFDSPQSDESPVTAISMRIAWLILVLLCKLDGRAKHSKDVSLSYLFLANNIQHVVSTVRRSNLQYLLGEDWVAKHEAKLRQFAAKYERLAWGKVIASLPENPTAEISSAEAKEIFRKFNSSFEEAYLKQGTLVVSDPNLRDEMKVSIATKLEPVYQKFYDKYRPTTGRGVRNARLFVRFAPEDVGNYLSGLFLGTIEPVDCGSSPSPSSPSSHRRRERSRR from the coding sequence ATGCCGAAGAAGGGAATGAGGAGCCTCTGGTTTCACTCCAAAACTTCttcctactctctctctcccaactCTTCACCTTCATCGAGACCCTCCCACTCAACCCGCCCTATTCCTCGCTCCACAAGCTTCTCCTTAGATTCCGCCATGATCGACCAGTCCATTGAAGCCGCCGCCGCCTTGATCACCAAATGGAATCCGGACAGCTCCTCTTACGCTAATGTTACATCTCTCTTCTACGAGAGCAAGGTGGAGGCCATGCAGTTTATCCACAGCGTTAACAATCTCCAGAAAGCCATGCACGCCTTGGTCTCCGACAATTCTTCTTCCTCCGACAAGCTCGTGCAAGCTCACAAGCTAATGCAGATTGCCATGAAGAGACTCCAGAAGGAGTTCTATCAGATCCTTTCCATGAACCGGGCTCACCTTGATCCAGAATCCGTGTCCGCCAGATCCTCACGCGCCTCCGCGAGATCAAGCATCTCCGATTATgaagacgacgacgacgacgtgCGCCCTGCAGGGGCTTCCATCGAGGAAGTCGAGGAGGTTTCTTCCATTGCCATGGCGGACTTGAGGTCCATAGCCGAGTGCATGATCTCCTCCGGTTATGCCAAAGAGTGCGTCAGTATTTACAAAATCATCAGACAATCAATAGTGGATGAAGGCATTTATCGTCTCGGCGTCGAGAAACTAAGCTCCTCGCAAATCAACAAGATGCCCTGGGAAGTGCTCGAGTTGAAAATCAAGAACTGGTTGGACGCAGTGAAAATATCCATGAGGACGCTCTTCACTGGTGAGAGAATACTGTGCGATCACGTCTTCGCGTCCTCGGACTCCATTAGAGAATCGTGCTTCACCGAGATTTCCAAACAAGGAGCAACTATTCTGTTCAATTTCCCCGAAGTCGTCGCCAAAAGCAAGAAATCTCCGGAGAAAATTTTTCGGGTGCTCGACATATACACCGCGATCTCCGAAAACTGGCCCGAGATTGAGTCCATATTCTCTTTCGAATCAACTGCCAGCGTCCGATCTCAAGCCATCACCTCAATTATCCGTCTCGGCGAGTCGGTTCGGGCAATGCTATCGGACTTCGAATCAGCGATCCAAAAGGATTCGTCCAAATCGCTGGTCCGCGACGGCGGAGTTCACTCTGTGACGCTCCACGCGATGAATTACCTCTCGCTCCTGGCCGATTACAGTAACATCCTAGGTGACATTTTTGCCGACTGGCCTCAGCCTGCGAAATCCTCATTACCGGAATCTTACTTCGACAGTCCACAATCCGACGAATCTCCGGTAACGGCAATTTCCATGCGTATAGCTTGGCTGATCCTCGTGCTTCTGTGTAAGCTCGACGGCAGAGCCAAGCATTCCAAAGACGTTTCTCTCTCGTACCTCTTCCTAGCCAACAATATCCAACATGTCGTCTCCACCGTACGTAGGTCGAATCTGCAGTACCTTCTTGGCGAGGATTGGGTCGCAAAGCACGAAGCCAAATTACGACAGTTCGCTGCGAAATACGAGCGGCTAGCCTGGGGCAAGGTGATCGCTTCACTACCGGAGAACCCAACCGCCGAGATTTCCTCGGCGGAAGCAAAGGAGATTTTCAGGAAATTCAATTCGAGCTTCGAAGAAGCGTATCTGAAACAGGGTACGCTCGTTGTATCGGACCCGAACCTCCGAGACGAAATGAAGGTGTCCATCGCGACAAAGCTCGAACCGGtttatcaaaaattttatgACAAGTATCGGCCAACAACCGGAAGAGGAGTGAGGAACGCGAGGTTATTTGTCAGATTTGCCCCTGAAGATGTGGGCAATTACTTATCAGGCTTGTTCTTGGGAACGATTGAACCGGTTGACTGTGGAAGTAGCCCGTCGCCTTCCTCGCCCTCGTCTCATCGGCGGCGTGAAAGATCTAGACGGTGA